Proteins encoded by one window of Nasonia vitripennis strain AsymCx chromosome 5, Nvit_psr_1.1, whole genome shotgun sequence:
- the LOC100120856 gene encoding feline leukemia virus subgroup C receptor-related protein 2-like, translated as MKAEKTARGEADGVTAATAEGRGIVGPVKLYKRRWLMLALFILYSTSINGQWIEYSIISNIATRYYNVSNFAIDCMAMSYMFYYVIFIFPATYLLERIGIRRTLILGSCMSCLGAWIKTFAIAPDRFYVVLIGQSIVAITQVLMLPIPGRIAAKWFGSAELSTATSVGVFGTQLGVSVSFLFPPMLVKNHESIEDIGSDLSFLSLSIAIAATANLLLVGLLFQEEPELPPSETRALQKLIGCEELSDEGFLPPMKRLFSNSSFLILCNSYGLSIGVLNAVATLLNQMFLVHFRNGEEDAGRIGLLIVVTGMVGSIVFGMILDKTHKFKETAVGVYALTFLGQIVFAAAMFLELKWMVYLAAVFLGFFMSGYLALGYEMAVEYTYPEAETLSAGVLNIANNVYGIVLVVLLSYGIDESGDVSVHVGLCLALLVGLVLTLMTKDEKRRQDARKTTGSSSVKFSDLPLMIETVKTVAA; from the exons ATGAAGGCCGAAAAGACGGCCAGAGGTGAAGCTGACGGCGTTACCGCTGCTACCGCTGAGGGACGAGGGATCGTCGGACCGGTGAAACTTTACAAGCGCCGTTGGCTGATGCTCGCGCTCTTCATACTCTATTCAACGAGCATCAATGGCCAGTGGATCGAGTACTCGATAATCTCGAATATCGCCACTAG GTACTACAACGTATCGAACTTCGCGATAGACTGTATGGCCATGTCCTACATGTTCTACTACGTGATCTTCATTTTCCCGGCGACCTACCTGCTGGAGCGCATAGGCATACGCAGGACCTTGATCCTCGGGAGCTGCATGAGCTGCTTGGGCGCCTGGATCAAGACCTTCGCCATCGCACCGGACAGGTTCTACGTCGTCCTTATAGGCCAGTCGATCGTCGCCATCACTCAG GTTTTGATGCTGCCAATCCCGGGGAGAATAGCGGCAAAGTGGTTCGGCTCGGCTGAACTATCGACAGCCACTTCTGTCGGTGTCTTCGGCACTCAGCTCGGCGTTTCGGTTTCATTTCTCTTCCCTCCGATGCTTGTCAAGAATCACGAGAGCATCGAGGACATCGGATCGGATCTCTCCTTTCTCTCGCTGTCTATCGCAATTGCTGCCACGGCCAACCTCCTATTGGTCGGACTGC TGTTTCAGGAGGAGCCAGAATTACCGCCCAGTGAGACGCGGGCGCTGCAGAAACTGATCGGCTGCGAGGAGCTGAGCGATGAGGGCTTTCTGCCGCCGATGAAGCGGCTCTTCAGCAACTCGAGCTTTCTGATACTCTGCAATTCTTACGGGCTGAGCATCGGCGTCCTCAACGCCGTGGCTACCCTCCTCAATCAGATGTTTCTCGTGCACTTCCGG AACGGAGAGGAAGACGCCGGTAGGATCGGACTCCTCATCGTGGTGACGGGGATGGTGGGCTCGATCGTCTTTGGGATGATCCTCGACAAAACTCACAAGTTCAA AGAAACCGCCGTGGGCGTGTACGCCCTCACGTTCCTCGGCCAGATAGTCTTCGCCGCGGCCATGTTCCTCGAGCTCAAGTGGATGGTCTATCTCGCGGCCGTATTTCTTGG GTTCTTCATGTCAGGCTACCTGGCGCTGGGCTACGAGATGGCCGTGGAGTACACCTACCCGGAGGCGGAGACCCTGTCGGCCGGTGTCCTCAACATCGCCAACAACGTTTACGGCATCGTCCTCGTCGTGCTGCTGTCCTACGGAATTGACGAAAGCGGCGACGTATCTGTACACGTGGGCCTGTGTCTCGCTCTCCTGGTCGGCCTCGTCTTGACTCTCATGACCAAAGACGAAAAGAGACGACAGGACGCTCGGAAGACGACAGGCTCGAGTTCGGTCAAATTCAGCGACCTGCCCCTGATGATCGAGACAGTCAAGACCGTCGCCGCTTGA